The proteins below come from a single Solea solea chromosome 6, fSolSol10.1, whole genome shotgun sequence genomic window:
- the LOC131461119 gene encoding uncharacterized protein LOC131461119, with amino-acid sequence MFLYMLIFMAYHSSRWIPRHKRLKFQTVNAVFIAIVLVPQFYVLARPKSSRYCRQPLLNNLSASVALSFIASGFAVILTLLEPVPQSLWASYHVFGLLSCGQGLCTAILTLTATACAKTTPELYYMSLILTVASIFSTGFYMVRGGLWLTNRRPVTDAEQ; translated from the exons ATGTTCCTCTACATGCTGATCTTCATGGCGTATCATAGTAGCAGATGGATACCAAGGCACAAGCGGTTAAAATT TCAAACAGTGAATGCAGTGTTCATAGCAATTGTTCTGGTTCCTCAGTTCTACGTCCTGGCAAG gcccaAATCCTCCAGATACTGCAGGCAGCCTCTTCTAAACAACCTGTCAGCCTCCGTTGCCTTATCCTTTATTGcttcag GTTTTGCAGTGATACTCACGTTGTTAGAGCCAGTGCCTCAGAGCTTGTGGGCTTCCTATCATGTGTTTGGGCTGCTGTCGTGTGGACAAGGACTCTGCACTGCTATCCTGACTCTGACGGCCACAGCATGT gCCAAAACGACCCCGGAGCTGTACTACATGTCTCTCATCCTAACAGTCGCCTCTATTTTCAGCACAG GTTTTTACATGGTGAGAGGAGGACTGTGGCTGACTAACAGGCGGCCTGTGACTGACGCAGAGCAGTAA